In the Quadrisphaera sp. RL12-1S genome, one interval contains:
- a CDS encoding MBL fold metallo-hydrolase: protein MTRWPSDPPASTDVEVSLFGPGRGECCLVHLGSGRWMVVDSCIDQRTGRVPALDYLDAIGVDAATSVDLVIGTHAHQDHIAGLASVYERCASARFVIPQALRNDDYFALLQEESGPIASRGTYNEYSRIFDMVRHRPLTIPPYIKFAIADRYLLERSAGAPADVRVLAPSDEAVTRAIKAIAAVRVANDAGRPPPRSNANETSIALWIDAGSTRLLLGGDVERGPANCGWAAVVDGFTPISRAAYFKVPHHGSPNAHLDAVWNTLLEPNVISTLAPFRLGKNARPNATDRQRIKEASGEAYATAATKRPALSKQAKEEVLHFGNLARSVHDPYGACGQVRARHTAETNRWTVQTYGQAYKM from the coding sequence TTGACTCGCTGGCCGAGTGATCCGCCCGCGTCTACGGACGTTGAGGTATCACTTTTCGGCCCAGGGCGGGGCGAATGCTGCCTGGTGCACCTGGGTAGCGGCAGGTGGATGGTCGTTGATTCATGCATTGATCAGCGGACCGGTCGCGTCCCCGCACTTGATTACCTAGACGCCATCGGCGTGGATGCTGCAACGTCCGTCGATCTTGTCATTGGTACTCATGCACACCAAGATCACATAGCTGGCCTGGCGTCAGTCTATGAACGATGCGCCTCAGCTCGCTTCGTGATACCACAAGCGCTTAGGAATGATGATTACTTTGCGCTCTTGCAGGAAGAATCGGGCCCAATCGCCAGCCGTGGAACCTACAACGAGTACAGTCGCATTTTTGACATGGTGCGCCACCGTCCTCTTACTATTCCCCCATATATCAAGTTCGCCATAGCCGATCGATACCTACTGGAGAGGTCGGCGGGCGCACCGGCCGACGTACGTGTGCTGGCGCCCAGCGATGAGGCGGTCACGCGTGCAATCAAGGCCATTGCTGCCGTAAGGGTCGCGAACGACGCGGGACGCCCTCCACCAAGATCGAATGCGAACGAGACATCTATTGCGCTCTGGATTGATGCTGGCTCGACGCGCTTGCTCCTCGGAGGCGATGTCGAGCGCGGTCCCGCCAACTGCGGATGGGCTGCTGTAGTCGATGGCTTCACGCCGATAAGCCGGGCGGCCTACTTCAAGGTGCCGCACCATGGCTCCCCGAATGCCCACTTGGATGCGGTCTGGAACACCCTTTTGGAGCCGAACGTCATATCGACTTTAGCTCCGTTTCGCCTAGGTAAAAACGCCCGACCTAATGCCACCGATAGACAGCGAATCAAAGAGGCATCGGGCGAAGCATATGCCACTGCTGCTACCAAGCGGCCAGCCTTGAGCAAGCAGGCGAAGGAAGAAGTTCTGCACTTCGGCAATCTCGCTCGCTCGGTCCACGACCCATACGGCGCGTGCGGGCAAGTACGTGCCCGCCACACGGCCGAGACCAACCGCTGGACGGTCCAAACTTACGGCCAGGCATACAAGATGTGA
- a CDS encoding NAD-dependent epimerase/dehydratase family protein encodes MGSSPRRVLVTGATGNVGTALLRRLAREGVSVSGVARRTPAQHPEAERSLAAPVRWHGIDLAASWAAGALREAMEGADAVVHLAWRIQPSRSSADRAAMRAVNVEGTRAVLDAAREAHVPHLVHASSVGVYAPAPDPAHKHRVDERWPRTGVPTSAYSRDKVAAEDLLDAFEAGGSSPVVARVRPGLVLQREAGAEIARYFGGPLLPAGLLGGAGRRRVRVLPVLPLPDAFVVPVVHADDLADAVWHLLAAGPQRASGAYNVAADDALDPDDIAAALGARRRVAAPVSLLRSAADASWRARLQPTDPGWVDLAAGAPLLDCSRLTALGWRPTTTARAALDGLVSGMRAGEGAGTPALAPRGALHGRVAV; translated from the coding sequence ATGGGCTCTTCCCCCCGGCGCGTGCTGGTCACGGGCGCCACGGGCAACGTCGGCACCGCGCTGCTGCGGCGGCTCGCGCGCGAGGGGGTGAGCGTCTCCGGCGTCGCGCGCCGCACCCCCGCGCAGCACCCCGAGGCGGAGCGCTCCCTCGCCGCGCCGGTCCGCTGGCACGGCATCGACCTGGCGGCCTCGTGGGCGGCCGGCGCGCTGCGCGAGGCGATGGAGGGCGCTGACGCCGTCGTCCACCTCGCCTGGCGGATCCAGCCGAGCAGGTCGTCGGCTGACCGCGCCGCGATGCGCGCGGTCAACGTCGAGGGCACGCGAGCGGTGCTCGACGCCGCCCGCGAGGCGCACGTGCCGCACCTCGTGCACGCCTCCTCGGTCGGCGTCTACGCGCCCGCGCCCGACCCGGCGCACAAGCACCGGGTGGACGAGCGCTGGCCCCGCACGGGGGTGCCGACCTCCGCGTACAGCCGCGACAAGGTGGCCGCGGAGGACCTCCTCGACGCCTTCGAGGCGGGCGGCTCCTCGCCGGTGGTCGCCCGGGTGCGCCCCGGCCTGGTGCTCCAGCGGGAGGCCGGGGCGGAGATCGCCCGCTACTTCGGCGGCCCGCTGCTGCCCGCGGGCCTGCTGGGAGGCGCCGGTCGACGACGCGTCCGCGTGCTGCCGGTGCTGCCGCTGCCGGACGCGTTCGTCGTGCCGGTGGTGCACGCCGACGACCTCGCCGACGCCGTGTGGCACCTGCTCGCCGCGGGCCCGCAGCGCGCGAGCGGCGCCTACAACGTCGCCGCGGACGACGCGCTCGACCCGGACGACATCGCCGCCGCCCTCGGCGCCCGCCGCCGCGTGGCCGCCCCCGTCTCCCTGCTGCGCTCGGCGGCCGACGCCTCCTGGCGCGCCCGCCTGCAGCCCACCGACCCCGGGTGGGTGGACCTCGCCGCGGGCGCGCCGCTGCTCGACTGCTCCCGCCTCACAGCTCTCGGCTGGAGGCCGACGACGACGGCGCGGGCGGCCCTGGACGGCCTCGTGTCCGGGATGCGCGCGGGCGAGGGCGCCGGGACGCCCGCCCTCGCGCCGCGCGGTGCGCTGCACGGGAGGGTCGCTGTCTGA
- a CDS encoding DUF3072 domain-containing protein encodes MTENASSHSHSQTEADQAGTGSQTDPTAVKDPETWVTGDEPATGAQLSYLRTLATEAGEQVPDDLTKAHASEMIDELKSRSARVSEG; translated from the coding sequence ATGACCGAGAACGCGTCCTCCCACTCGCACTCCCAGACCGAGGCCGACCAGGCCGGCACCGGCTCCCAGACCGACCCGACCGCGGTCAAGGACCCCGAGACCTGGGTGACCGGCGACGAGCCCGCCACCGGTGCGCAGCTCAGCTACCTGCGCACCCTGGCCACCGAGGCCGGCGAGCAGGTCCCCGACGACCTCACCAAGGCGCACGCCTCGGAGATGATCGACGAGCTCAAGTCCCGCAGCGCCCGGGTCTCCGAGGGCTGA
- a CDS encoding ROK family protein, with protein sequence MDSHSRAARPAPPAPPGSSREPLTAPVPDAPDASDVAASAAGAPGAAHDVAVEVLRHGPLPRSQLARRLGLSAGSLTRLSKPLIASGLLIEAPPAADPETRRPTRPLDVPADRHRFVGVDVAPGAAWGVLTDLRAQVVARQDVPLADRSPATVVDAVSRLVTSLAARTGGVSTVDEVGVTLDGYVDASGVVRRALPLGWSGPVDVTSALEERLGRRVVVGNGMHAFTQTEHWFGEGRSTSSFAVLAVGTGIGYGLVMHDAVVETPDSGLHLLTHLPLDSSGPRCPVGHRGCAASLLTLRALEAAGGLALGHPTTAAQLLAEASAGDPLAQVVVDDAARHLGTLVAAVAGFTMVERIMLTGDAAAVATVGRGALAEGVHAARDPEASPVDLVVRSDDSSAWGRGAAGMAVQAYVSSPGWFTVEAAEAG encoded by the coding sequence GTGGACAGTCACAGCAGGGCCGCCCGTCCGGCGCCCCCGGCACCCCCCGGCAGCTCGCGGGAACCCCTGACCGCGCCCGTCCCGGACGCGCCGGACGCGTCCGACGTCGCGGCCAGCGCGGCCGGGGCACCCGGAGCCGCCCACGACGTCGCCGTCGAGGTGCTCCGCCACGGCCCGCTCCCCCGCAGCCAGCTCGCCCGCCGGCTCGGGCTCTCGGCCGGCAGCCTGACCCGCCTGTCCAAGCCGCTCATCGCCAGCGGCCTGCTCATCGAGGCCCCGCCCGCCGCGGACCCCGAGACGCGCCGCCCCACCCGCCCGCTCGACGTGCCCGCGGACCGGCACCGGTTCGTCGGGGTGGACGTCGCCCCCGGCGCCGCCTGGGGCGTCCTCACCGACCTGCGAGCCCAGGTGGTGGCCCGCCAGGACGTGCCGCTGGCCGACCGCTCCCCCGCCACCGTGGTCGACGCCGTCTCGCGGCTGGTGACCTCCCTGGCGGCCCGGACGGGTGGCGTCAGCACCGTCGACGAGGTGGGCGTCACGCTCGACGGCTACGTCGACGCCTCCGGCGTGGTGCGCCGCGCCCTGCCGCTGGGGTGGTCGGGTCCCGTGGACGTCACCTCGGCGCTGGAGGAGCGCCTCGGCCGGCGCGTCGTCGTCGGCAACGGCATGCACGCCTTCACCCAGACCGAGCACTGGTTCGGCGAAGGGCGCAGCACCAGCTCCTTCGCGGTGCTCGCCGTCGGCACCGGCATCGGGTACGGCCTCGTCATGCACGACGCGGTGGTGGAGACGCCCGACTCGGGGCTGCACCTGCTGACCCACCTGCCGCTGGACAGCTCCGGCCCCCGCTGCCCGGTCGGGCACCGCGGCTGCGCCGCCTCCCTGCTCACCCTGCGGGCCCTGGAGGCGGCGGGCGGGCTGGCGCTGGGCCACCCGACCACGGCCGCGCAGCTGCTGGCGGAGGCGTCAGCGGGTGACCCGCTGGCGCAGGTCGTGGTCGACGACGCCGCCCGCCACCTCGGGACCCTCGTGGCCGCCGTCGCCGGCTTCACCATGGTCGAGCGGATCATGCTCACCGGGGACGCCGCCGCCGTGGCGACCGTCGGCCGCGGGGCGCTGGCCGAGGGCGTCCACGCCGCCCGGGACCCCGAGGCCTCCCCGGTGGACCTCGTGGTCCGCTCGGACGACTCCTCCGCCTGGGGCCGGGGCGCGGCCGGGATGGCCGTGCAGGCCTACGTCTCCAGCCCCGGGTGGTTCACCGTGGAGGCCGCCGAGGCCGGCTGA
- a CDS encoding ABC transporter substrate-binding protein gives MRIRSRQGRAVGALLTAGLVTVLTAGCLSSGGSGGGTASGGATAAAGGTVEIMYGFTDSSSDQFQAEINKFASANGIKVKFSPTPDFNTLISTRVSGNNAPDIAIFPQPGIMKSFQKQLAPLTDIVDKSNLDAMVPGIVEAGQVDGTQYALPMSLNVKSIVFYPKGPFDQAGYKAPDTLDGLKQLTSQIKSSGTAPWCFGIESGSATGWPATDWIENLLLIQSGADTYNQWVQHKIPFNDPAVVKAADTMNELLLTDGNVYGGRSSIASTNFATAANPMFENPPKCFMYRQGNFVARSGGFPDTVLQNLDSTVGVFPMPGLTASDKPVEGGGDLASVFKKSDGATKLMNYMASADFGKDWAKANGFISPRKDFDQSNYPNELTKQIADIAYKSTSFVFDGSDQMPGAVGSGTFWTQMTAWIAGQEDEKTALANIEASWPAS, from the coding sequence ATGCGCATCAGGTCACGTCAGGGTCGCGCCGTCGGCGCGCTGCTCACCGCCGGTCTGGTCACGGTCCTCACGGCCGGCTGCCTCAGCAGCGGCGGGAGCGGTGGCGGCACGGCCAGCGGCGGAGCCACCGCCGCGGCGGGCGGCACCGTGGAGATCATGTACGGCTTCACGGACTCGAGCTCGGACCAGTTCCAGGCGGAGATCAACAAGTTCGCCAGCGCGAATGGCATCAAGGTGAAGTTCTCGCCCACGCCGGACTTCAACACCCTGATCTCCACCCGCGTCTCCGGCAACAACGCGCCGGACATCGCGATCTTCCCGCAGCCCGGCATCATGAAGTCGTTCCAGAAGCAGCTCGCGCCGCTGACGGACATCGTCGACAAGTCCAACCTCGACGCCATGGTCCCCGGCATCGTCGAGGCCGGGCAGGTGGACGGCACGCAGTACGCGCTGCCGATGAGCCTGAACGTCAAGTCGATCGTCTTCTACCCCAAGGGCCCGTTCGACCAGGCCGGCTACAAGGCGCCCGACACCCTGGACGGGCTGAAGCAGCTGACCAGCCAGATCAAGAGCTCGGGCACCGCTCCGTGGTGCTTCGGCATCGAGTCGGGCTCGGCCACCGGCTGGCCGGCCACCGACTGGATCGAGAACCTGCTCCTCATCCAGTCCGGGGCCGACACCTACAACCAGTGGGTCCAGCACAAGATCCCCTTCAACGACCCCGCTGTCGTGAAGGCCGCGGACACCATGAACGAGCTGCTGCTGACCGACGGCAACGTCTACGGCGGACGGTCCTCGATCGCGAGCACCAACTTCGCCACGGCGGCCAACCCGATGTTCGAGAACCCGCCCAAGTGCTTCATGTACCGCCAGGGCAACTTCGTGGCCCGCAGCGGCGGCTTCCCCGACACCGTGCTCCAGAACCTGGACAGCACCGTGGGCGTCTTCCCGATGCCGGGCCTGACCGCCTCGGACAAGCCCGTCGAGGGCGGCGGTGACCTCGCGTCGGTCTTCAAGAAGTCCGACGGCGCCACCAAGCTCATGAACTACATGGCGTCCGCCGACTTCGGCAAGGACTGGGCCAAGGCCAACGGGTTCATCTCGCCCCGCAAGGACTTCGACCAGTCCAACTACCCGAACGAGCTGACCAAGCAGATCGCGGACATCGCCTACAAGTCCACCTCGTTCGTGTTCGACGGATCCGACCAGATGCCCGGCGCCGTGGGCTCCGGCACCTTCTGGACCCAGATGACCGCCTGGATCGCCGGCCAGGAGGACGAGAAGACCGCGCTCGCCAACATCGAGGCCAGCTGGCCCGCGAGCTGA
- a CDS encoding carbohydrate ABC transporter permease, which yields MSPITVTILNALIAVVGGVAGAVVLFWILNKVTELLPSKPQELIKPYVFILPAFAALGLYLVYPFFQTLVYSFANSDSTAFIGFKNYQVLLSSPSFQTTLFNTFLWILIVPTFAIVFGLLIATLADRLRPTGEKLSKTLIFLPLAISAVGSVAIFRLIYNAGAATGGQTGLLNAIVVAFGGDPIAWLQQSGFKLNSLLLMVILIWTQAGFAMVLLSAAIKGVPTDTLEAARIDGAGEGKIFFSIVIPQIRGTLITVFITVLIGVLKTFDVVYVATNGGFGTNIIALNFFQELYVNRNAGAAAAIVVLLMLVIVPFLVYQIRQFRAEEAAR from the coding sequence GTGAGCCCGATCACCGTCACCATCTTGAACGCCCTCATCGCCGTCGTCGGCGGAGTCGCCGGCGCCGTCGTCCTGTTCTGGATCCTCAACAAGGTCACCGAGCTGCTGCCCAGCAAGCCGCAGGAGCTCATCAAGCCCTACGTCTTCATCCTCCCGGCCTTCGCGGCCCTGGGCCTGTACCTCGTCTACCCGTTCTTCCAGACGCTGGTGTACAGCTTCGCGAACAGCGACAGCACCGCGTTCATCGGCTTCAAGAACTACCAGGTGCTGCTGTCCTCGCCCAGCTTCCAGACCACGCTGTTCAACACGTTCCTCTGGATCCTCATCGTCCCGACGTTTGCGATCGTCTTCGGCCTGCTCATCGCCACGCTGGCGGACCGGCTCCGGCCCACCGGCGAGAAGCTCTCCAAGACGCTGATCTTCCTGCCGCTGGCCATCAGCGCCGTCGGCTCGGTCGCGATCTTCCGGCTGATCTACAACGCGGGCGCCGCGACCGGCGGCCAGACGGGCCTGCTCAACGCGATCGTCGTCGCCTTCGGCGGGGACCCCATCGCGTGGCTGCAGCAGTCCGGCTTCAAGCTCAACAGCCTGCTGCTCATGGTCATCCTCATCTGGACCCAGGCCGGCTTCGCGATGGTGCTGCTGTCCGCCGCCATCAAGGGCGTCCCCACGGACACCCTCGAGGCCGCCCGGATCGACGGTGCCGGCGAGGGGAAGATCTTCTTCTCCATCGTCATCCCGCAGATCCGCGGCACGCTCATCACGGTGTTCATCACCGTGCTCATCGGGGTGCTCAAGACCTTCGACGTGGTGTACGTGGCCACCAACGGCGGCTTCGGCACCAACATCATCGCCCTGAACTTCTTCCAGGAGCTGTACGTCAACCGCAACGCGGGGGCCGCGGCGGCCATCGTCGTCCTGCTGATGCTGGTGATCGTGCCGTTCCTCGTCTACCAGATCCGCCAGTTCCGGGCCGAGGAGGCAGCGCGATGA
- a CDS encoding carbohydrate ABC transporter permease, which yields MSQSTTVPPVSNPGQTKDPGLTAIRSRKRKESGGHGEDSGAPAPLWVKIAITLLCLLWVLPVFGLAVTSLRERTDAAASGWWTVFTGPSQLSRLTVQNYVEVFDKAPMAQAFVNSLAISIPATIIPILIAAFAAYAFTFMEFPFRNLLLVLIVALLVVPNQVAFAPLLNIYGQLGLNGQFIAVWGAHIGFGMALAIYLIRNYMATLPKEVIESAKIDGASHFQTFWKLIIPMSTPALASFAIFQFLWVWNDLLVALIFIGPGDNQPLTIALVSLLGQQGQGDQLLTAGAFFTMILPILVFLSLQRYFVRGLTAGSVKG from the coding sequence ATGAGCCAGTCCACCACCGTCCCCCCGGTGTCCAACCCCGGCCAGACCAAGGACCCGGGCCTGACCGCCATCCGGTCGCGCAAGCGCAAGGAGAGCGGCGGCCACGGCGAGGACTCCGGGGCCCCGGCGCCGCTGTGGGTGAAGATCGCCATCACGCTGCTGTGCCTGCTGTGGGTGCTGCCGGTGTTCGGCCTCGCGGTGACCTCGCTGCGCGAGCGCACCGACGCCGCCGCCAGCGGCTGGTGGACCGTGTTCACCGGTCCCTCGCAGCTCAGCCGCCTCACGGTGCAGAACTACGTCGAGGTGTTCGACAAGGCGCCGATGGCGCAGGCCTTCGTCAACTCCCTGGCCATCTCCATCCCGGCCACGATCATCCCGATCCTCATCGCGGCGTTCGCGGCCTACGCGTTCACCTTCATGGAGTTCCCGTTCCGCAACCTCCTGCTGGTGCTCATCGTGGCGCTGCTCGTGGTGCCCAACCAGGTGGCGTTCGCGCCGCTGCTCAACATCTACGGGCAGCTGGGCCTCAACGGCCAGTTCATCGCCGTGTGGGGTGCGCACATCGGCTTCGGCATGGCGCTGGCGATCTACCTGATCCGCAACTACATGGCCACCCTGCCCAAGGAGGTCATCGAGTCCGCCAAGATCGACGGCGCCTCGCACTTCCAGACCTTCTGGAAGCTCATCATCCCGATGTCCACCCCGGCGCTGGCGTCGTTCGCGATCTTCCAGTTCCTCTGGGTGTGGAACGACCTGCTGGTGGCCCTGATCTTCATCGGCCCCGGTGACAACCAGCCGCTGACCATCGCGCTGGTCTCCCTCCTCGGCCAGCAGGGCCAGGGCGACCAGCTGCTCACCGCCGGCGCGTTCTTCACGATGATCCTGCCGATCCTCGTGTTCCTCTCGCTCCAGCGGTACTTCGTGCGCGGCCTCACGGCGGGCTCCGTCAAGGGCTGA
- a CDS encoding alpha-galactosidase has protein sequence MPAHPSAVLLTRPDAGPEAAALALAVPADGSLPRTVWWGPASQVAGASADDVVAVRRGLLGVQGLAVLPEHSTGRYTRPALRGHRPAPASTDTSVEDPAWSTAFRLVDLHLDADDAASGAAVSTARVVVVAEDAAAGLGLRTELEALAGGLLRARHTLTNAGASPYALEGLEVLVPLPDEAAEVLDHTGGWLHERVPQRAPVRDGLWLRENRTGKTGHDAAGDVVVGVPGFSFGEGEVRSAAVGWSGNTVQRLERSPSTQTTLGGGELLLPGETALAPGESYTTPWLYLGASTRGLDGLAAANHAFLRAAGEATGAAPRRPVPVTLNVWEAVWFDHDLPHLLRLAELAASVGVERFVLDDGWFGARRDDTAGLGDWTVSPDAWPDAEGGLGALADAVHGHGMQFGLWFEPEMVNPDSDLFRAHPDWVLSARGTTPTLERNQLVLDLSRDEVREHVRDAVSAVLSAVPVDYVKWDHNRDLLEAGGAIAGGRPVVSAHTAGFYRLLDELRALHPQVEWESCASGGGRVDLEVLQHVQRVWTSDMTDAVARQDIQRWMVQQAPPEHLGAHVSAPVSHQTHRSIPLDFRAATALFGAFGIEWDVSTASEEDRARLAHWVAVYKEHRGLLHSGRTWRADSPDPAVRSHGVVALDGSQALVAQVQMGESWVEHPVPVRLPVAWNPGDPGLEPELRYRARWVGPVPEADRGARANLALGWRSGDVDAAGPLGAAALPGSVLGSVGLVLPRRFPWSITLVHLQAV, from the coding sequence GTGCCCGCTCACCCCAGCGCCGTCCTGCTGACCCGCCCCGACGCCGGACCCGAGGCCGCCGCCCTGGCGCTCGCCGTCCCTGCTGACGGCTCGCTGCCCCGCACCGTCTGGTGGGGCCCGGCCTCGCAGGTGGCCGGCGCCTCCGCCGACGACGTCGTGGCCGTGCGCCGGGGCCTGCTCGGCGTGCAGGGCCTGGCGGTGCTGCCCGAGCACTCCACCGGCCGCTACACCCGGCCCGCGCTGCGCGGTCACCGCCCGGCGCCGGCGTCCACGGACACCAGTGTGGAGGACCCGGCCTGGTCGACCGCCTTCCGCCTGGTCGACCTGCACCTCGACGCCGACGACGCCGCCTCCGGCGCGGCGGTCAGCACGGCGCGCGTCGTCGTCGTCGCCGAGGACGCCGCGGCGGGCCTGGGCCTGCGCACCGAGCTGGAGGCGCTGGCGGGCGGGCTGCTGCGCGCTCGGCACACCCTCACCAACGCGGGGGCCTCGCCGTACGCCCTGGAGGGCCTGGAGGTGTTGGTCCCGCTGCCCGACGAGGCCGCCGAGGTGCTGGACCACACCGGCGGCTGGCTGCACGAGCGGGTGCCGCAGCGCGCGCCCGTGCGCGACGGGCTGTGGCTGCGGGAGAACCGCACGGGCAAGACCGGGCACGACGCCGCGGGCGACGTCGTCGTCGGCGTCCCCGGCTTCTCCTTCGGCGAGGGCGAGGTGCGCAGCGCCGCCGTCGGCTGGAGCGGCAACACCGTGCAGCGCCTGGAGCGCTCGCCGTCCACCCAGACCACGCTCGGCGGGGGTGAGCTGCTGCTGCCCGGGGAGACCGCGCTGGCCCCGGGGGAGTCGTACACGACGCCGTGGCTGTACCTGGGCGCGTCCACCCGCGGGCTGGACGGGCTCGCGGCGGCGAACCACGCCTTCCTGCGCGCCGCCGGCGAGGCCACGGGGGCGGCGCCGCGGCGCCCGGTGCCGGTGACGCTCAACGTGTGGGAGGCGGTCTGGTTCGACCACGACCTGCCCCACCTGCTGCGCCTGGCCGAGCTGGCCGCCTCGGTGGGGGTGGAGCGGTTCGTGCTGGACGACGGCTGGTTCGGCGCCCGCCGCGACGACACCGCGGGCCTGGGCGACTGGACCGTCTCGCCCGACGCCTGGCCCGACGCCGAGGGCGGCCTGGGCGCCCTGGCCGACGCCGTGCACGGCCACGGCATGCAGTTCGGGCTGTGGTTCGAGCCGGAGATGGTCAACCCCGACTCCGACCTCTTCCGCGCCCACCCCGACTGGGTGCTGTCCGCCCGCGGCACCACGCCCACCCTCGAGCGGAACCAGCTGGTGCTGGACCTCTCGCGCGACGAGGTGCGCGAGCACGTGCGAGACGCGGTCTCGGCGGTGCTCAGCGCCGTGCCCGTCGACTACGTGAAGTGGGACCACAACCGCGACCTGCTCGAGGCCGGCGGTGCGATCGCCGGTGGTCGTCCCGTGGTCAGCGCCCACACCGCGGGGTTCTACCGCCTGCTCGACGAGCTGCGCGCGCTGCACCCGCAGGTGGAGTGGGAGAGCTGCGCCTCCGGCGGCGGTCGCGTGGACCTGGAGGTGCTGCAGCACGTCCAGCGGGTGTGGACCTCCGACATGACCGACGCGGTGGCCCGGCAGGACATCCAGCGGTGGATGGTCCAGCAGGCCCCGCCGGAGCACCTGGGCGCGCACGTCTCGGCGCCGGTCTCGCACCAGACGCACCGCAGCATCCCGCTGGACTTCCGCGCCGCCACGGCGCTGTTCGGGGCGTTCGGCATCGAGTGGGACGTCTCGACGGCGTCCGAGGAGGACCGCGCGCGGCTGGCGCACTGGGTGGCGGTCTACAAGGAGCACCGCGGGCTGCTGCACTCCGGGCGCACCTGGCGCGCCGACTCCCCGGACCCGGCGGTGCGCAGCCACGGCGTGGTGGCGCTCGACGGGTCGCAGGCGCTGGTGGCGCAGGTGCAGATGGGCGAGTCGTGGGTGGAGCACCCGGTGCCGGTCCGGCTGCCGGTGGCGTGGAACCCCGGTGACCCCGGCCTGGAGCCGGAGCTGCGCTACCGCGCCCGCTGGGTGGGCCCGGTGCCCGAGGCCGACCGCGGCGCCCGCGCCAACCTGGCGCTCGGCTGGCGCTCCGGCGACGTCGACGCGGCCGGCCCGCTGGGTGCCGCGGCGCTGCCCGGGTCCGTGCTCGGGTCGGTCGGGCTGGTGCTGCCGCGCCGGTTCCCGTGGAGCATCACCCTGGTGCACCTGCAGGCCGTCTGA
- a CDS encoding spermidine synthase — translation MRPSGRPDTSAPVEGAFTTSTGQAAWVPEHDGSWTLYVNGVPSSPVRVGDPAALDFEYLQWMADVVRLVLEPTPDAPLRAVHLGGGACALPRHLSAVRREAGQPVRQVVVELDAELATRVREWVDLPRSPELRIQTGDARAGLASRRDASADLVVRDVFAGDSTPRHVSTAEFLRDVDRVLAPGGLYLANTVDRTSPVGIKAEVATLRDAFPHTAAALEPGVLRGRRHGNAVLLGSRSPLPVAALTRVLGAGAAPARLLHGEALEQYAAGAHVVLDPAPAAPAPAPAPAPAL, via the coding sequence GTGCGCCCCTCCGGGCGACCCGACACCTCAGCCCCCGTCGAGGGCGCCTTCACCACCTCCACCGGGCAGGCCGCCTGGGTCCCCGAGCACGACGGCTCGTGGACGCTGTACGTCAACGGCGTGCCCAGCTCCCCCGTGCGCGTGGGGGACCCGGCCGCGCTCGACTTCGAGTACCTGCAGTGGATGGCCGACGTGGTCCGGCTGGTGCTGGAGCCGACCCCGGACGCGCCGCTGCGGGCGGTGCACCTCGGCGGGGGCGCGTGCGCGCTGCCGCGCCACCTGTCCGCGGTGCGGCGCGAGGCCGGGCAGCCGGTCCGGCAGGTGGTGGTGGAGCTCGACGCCGAGCTGGCCACCCGGGTGCGCGAGTGGGTGGACCTGCCGCGCTCCCCCGAGCTGCGGATCCAGACCGGTGACGCCCGCGCGGGCCTCGCCTCGCGCCGGGACGCCTCGGCGGACCTCGTGGTGCGCGACGTCTTCGCCGGGGACTCCACGCCGCGGCACGTGAGCACGGCGGAGTTCCTCCGCGACGTGGACCGCGTGCTGGCCCCCGGCGGCCTCTACCTGGCCAACACCGTGGACCGGACCTCGCCGGTGGGGATCAAGGCCGAGGTGGCGACCCTGCGGGACGCCTTCCCCCACACGGCCGCCGCGCTGGAGCCCGGGGTGCTGCGCGGCCGGCGGCACGGCAACGCGGTGCTGCTGGGCAGCCGGTCGCCGCTGCCGGTGGCGGCGCTGACCCGGGTGCTGGGCGCGGGTGCCGCGCCGGCGAGGCTGCTGCACGGCGAGGCGCTGGAGCAGTACGCCGCCGGCGCGCACGTGGTGCTGGACCCCGCGCCCGCCGCCCCCGCCCCCGCCCCGGCCCCGGCTCCGGCGCTCTGA